A region from the Salidesulfovibrio onnuriiensis genome encodes:
- a CDS encoding MFS transporter, with translation MPKLYLDRNLQYVFGVTLMAILGVSSIIPALPDIMEGLRFTPSTIGLAISVFTLPGVLLSPVVGILADRVGRKKVLIPSLFLFGVAGFLCFFARSIETLLALRFIQGMGAAPLGVLYGTIIGDLYSGRDRGAAMGYNAAVLSMGTAFFPALGGALAMLGWNWPFLLPLLAIPLGVVIMMGLETPEPKNKEALADYMKAAFRQMRTRRALTLFATTFLTFIILYGPIVTYLPILLDQRFHSSPATIGMIFLAASLMTALASFQLGRLADKFGQRTLLAAGAVFYALCMIGVPNMPGFWSTILPVTCFGIAQGLNIPTVMTMLTSIAPMEQRGAFMAANGMLLRLSQTVAPMVMGGVYALFGLEAVFLTGLACAAAIFLLAVLAIK, from the coding sequence GTGCCCAAGCTCTACCTCGACAGAAATCTCCAGTACGTGTTCGGCGTAACGCTCATGGCCATCCTGGGCGTCTCCAGCATCATCCCGGCCCTGCCGGACATCATGGAGGGGCTCCGCTTCACGCCCTCCACCATCGGGCTCGCCATCTCCGTCTTCACCCTGCCGGGCGTCCTGCTTTCTCCCGTGGTGGGCATCCTGGCCGACCGCGTGGGCCGCAAGAAGGTGCTCATTCCTTCCCTGTTCCTGTTCGGTGTGGCAGGCTTCCTGTGTTTCTTCGCCCGCAGCATCGAAACCCTGCTGGCCCTGCGCTTCATCCAGGGCATGGGCGCGGCCCCGCTGGGCGTTCTCTACGGCACCATCATCGGCGACCTCTATTCGGGCAGGGACCGGGGCGCGGCCATGGGCTACAACGCCGCGGTGCTGTCCATGGGCACGGCCTTTTTCCCGGCGCTGGGCGGCGCCCTGGCCATGCTCGGCTGGAACTGGCCCTTCCTGCTCCCGCTCCTGGCCATCCCGCTGGGCGTGGTGATCATGATGGGCCTGGAAACGCCCGAACCCAAAAACAAGGAAGCCCTGGCCGACTACATGAAGGCCGCCTTTCGCCAGATGCGCACCCGCCGCGCACTGACGCTCTTCGCCACCACGTTCCTGACCTTCATCATTCTCTACGGCCCCATCGTCACCTATCTGCCCATCCTGCTGGACCAGCGTTTCCACTCCTCCCCGGCCACCATCGGCATGATCTTCCTGGCCGCCTCGCTCATGACCGCGCTGGCCTCGTTCCAGCTCGGCAGGCTGGCGGACAAGTTCGGCCAGAGAACCCTGCTGGCCGCCGGGGCCGTCTTCTACGCCCTGTGCATGATCGGCGTGCCCAACATGCCGGGGTTCTGGTCCACCATCCTGCCCGTGACCTGCTTCGGCATCGCCCAGGGGCTCAACATTCCCACGGTCATGACCATGCTCACCTCCATAGCGCCCATGGAGCAGCGCGGCGCGTTCATGGCCGCCAACGGCATGCTCCTGCGCCTGTCCCAGACCGTGGCCCCCATGGTCATGGGCGGGGTCTACGCCCTGTTCGGCCTGGAGGCGGTCTTCCTGACGGGCCTGGCCTGCGCCGCGGCCATATTCCTCCTGGCGGTCCTGGCCATCAAGTAG
- the proB gene encoding glutamate 5-kinase produces MGKKATNPRKGLLARAKRVVVKVGSAVLTTQNGVNRETIIRLAGQLSRLHDKGMGVVLVSSGAVTAGRTRITETLGADVARGISDLPARQAASAIGQGRLMHDYDEAFGWFGKATAQILLTRDGLRERERFLNARNTLEQLLDWGVIPIINENDTVSVKELQFGDNDTLAAMAVGLIGADLFINLTSANGVFDKNPDEHPDAACLPLIDNIASIDIDAMCDGKTAVGSGGMYSKMRAARRAAQLGVPTLIVSGKGEFSIEQAFEDETRGTFVLPEERTVSSKKFWLAYHDDPSGSVLVDAGAAKALSSKGKSLLPAGISSVEGCFDRGALVRIKALDGTTLGVGLSNYASTELESIRGKRTPEIEKILGPVIFEEAIHRDNLLIDAAM; encoded by the coding sequence ATGGGCAAGAAAGCGACTAATCCCCGCAAGGGACTGCTGGCCAGGGCCAAACGGGTTGTGGTCAAGGTGGGAAGCGCAGTGCTGACCACCCAAAACGGCGTCAACCGCGAAACCATCATCCGCCTGGCCGGGCAGCTCTCGCGGCTGCACGACAAGGGCATGGGCGTGGTGCTGGTTTCCTCGGGCGCGGTGACGGCAGGCCGGACCCGCATCACCGAAACCCTGGGCGCGGACGTGGCCCGGGGCATCTCGGACCTGCCCGCGCGGCAGGCCGCCTCGGCCATCGGCCAGGGCCGGCTCATGCACGATTACGACGAGGCCTTCGGCTGGTTCGGCAAGGCCACGGCCCAAATCCTGCTCACCCGCGACGGCCTGCGCGAACGCGAACGCTTTCTCAACGCCCGCAACACCCTGGAACAGCTCCTGGACTGGGGCGTCATTCCCATCATCAACGAAAACGACACCGTGTCGGTCAAGGAACTCCAGTTCGGCGACAACGACACCCTGGCCGCCATGGCCGTGGGACTCATCGGCGCGGACCTGTTCATCAACCTGACCTCGGCCAACGGCGTGTTCGACAAGAACCCGGACGAGCATCCGGACGCCGCCTGCCTGCCGCTCATCGACAACATCGCGTCCATAGACATCGACGCCATGTGCGACGGAAAGACCGCCGTGGGCTCGGGGGGCATGTATTCCAAGATGCGCGCCGCACGCAGGGCCGCGCAACTGGGCGTGCCCACCCTCATCGTCTCGGGCAAGGGCGAATTCTCCATAGAACAGGCCTTTGAGGACGAGACCAGGGGCACCTTTGTGCTGCCCGAGGAACGCACGGTTTCCAGCAAGAAATTCTGGCTGGCCTACCACGACGACCCCAGCGGTTCGGTCCTGGTGGACGCAGGCGCGGCCAAGGCGCTCTCCTCCAAGGGCAAGAGCCTGCTGCCCGCGGGCATCAGCTCCGTGGAGGGCTGCTTCGACCGAGGGGCCCTAGTGCGCATCAAGGCCCTGGACGGCACAACCCTCGGGGTCGGCCTGTCCAACTACGCCTCCACCGAACTGGAAAGCATCCGGGGCAAGCGCACCCCGGAGATCGAAAAAATTCTCGGCCCGGTCATCTTCGAAGAGGCCATCCACCGCGACAATCTATTGATCGACGCGGCCATGTAG
- the obgE gene encoding GTPase ObgE, which yields MRFVDEATITVQSGKGGNGCASLRREANRPKGGPDGGDGGKGGDVILRASNRLVTLYDFRLKRRYAARNGQPGMGRDKYGKAADDLYIDLPVGTLIYEVTEDEEGNRSEKLVADLVRDGVEMIICQGGDGGRGNIHFKSSVNRTPRYAEEGFPGQEKVLRLELKVLADVGLLGLPNAGKSTFITQVSAARPKIAAYPFTTLVPNLGVVEADNFERMVIADIPGLIEGASEGAGLGHTFLKHVERTRFLVHILAADDLNREDPLDGYNMLNEELERFNPEMAAKAQIKVINKIDTLSPEELDDIKAKCEGEQVYFISALNGDGVEPLLDVMWKQLREMNAAEQEAEADGQESD from the coding sequence ATGCGATTTGTAGACGAAGCGACCATAACCGTCCAATCAGGAAAGGGCGGCAACGGCTGCGCATCCCTGAGGCGCGAAGCCAACAGGCCCAAGGGCGGCCCGGACGGCGGCGACGGCGGCAAGGGGGGCGACGTCATCCTGCGCGCTTCCAACCGTTTGGTGACCCTCTACGATTTCAGGCTCAAGCGGCGCTATGCGGCCCGCAACGGCCAGCCCGGCATGGGCCGGGACAAGTACGGCAAGGCCGCCGACGACCTGTACATCGACCTGCCCGTGGGCACCCTGATCTACGAGGTGACCGAGGACGAGGAAGGCAACCGCTCCGAAAAGCTGGTGGCCGACCTGGTCCGCGACGGCGTCGAAATGATCATCTGCCAGGGCGGCGACGGCGGACGCGGCAACATCCACTTCAAGTCTTCCGTGAACCGCACGCCCCGCTACGCAGAGGAAGGCTTCCCGGGCCAGGAAAAGGTGCTCCGCCTGGAGCTCAAGGTCCTGGCCGACGTGGGGCTGCTGGGCCTGCCCAATGCGGGCAAGTCCACCTTCATCACCCAGGTCTCCGCGGCGCGGCCCAAGATCGCGGCCTATCCCTTCACCACCCTGGTGCCCAACCTGGGCGTGGTGGAGGCCGACAACTTCGAGCGCATGGTCATCGCGGACATCCCCGGCCTCATCGAGGGCGCAAGCGAAGGCGCGGGACTGGGACACACCTTCCTCAAGCACGTGGAGCGCACCCGATTCCTGGTGCACATCCTGGCCGCCGACGACCTCAACCGCGAGGATCCGCTGGACGGCTACAACATGCTCAACGAGGAACTGGAGCGCTTCAACCCGGAAATGGCGGCCAAGGCTCAGATCAAGGTCATCAATAAAATAGACACGCTCTCGCCCGAGGAACTTGACGACATCAAGGCCAAGTGCGAAGGCGAACAGGTATATTTCATCTCCGCACTCAACGGAGACGGCGTGGAACCGCTGCTCGACGTCATGTGGAAGCAGCTCCGCGAAATGAACGCAGCCGAACAGGAAGCGGAAGCCGATGGGCAAGAAAGCGACTAA
- the rpmA gene encoding 50S ribosomal protein L27, with translation MAHKKAGGSSRNGRDSAGQRRGVKRYGGQEVLAGNILVRQLGTKIHPGENVGMGKDYTLFALVDGVVKYEKYTRKRVVKTRVSIVPAEA, from the coding sequence ATGGCTCATAAGAAAGCTGGTGGTAGTTCAAGGAACGGACGCGACAGTGCCGGACAACGGCGTGGCGTCAAGCGTTACGGCGGTCAGGAAGTTCTGGCCGGCAACATTCTCGTGCGTCAGCTCGGCACGAAAATCCATCCCGGCGAAAACGTCGGCATGGGCAAGGACTACACCCTGTTCGCTCTGGTGGACGGTGTCGTCAAGTACGAAAAGTACACCCGCAAACGCGTGGTCAAGACCCGCGTGAGCATCGTCCCGGCCGAAGCCTAG
- the rplU gene encoding 50S ribosomal protein L21, with product MFAIIETGGKQYRVEEGLEFNVDLLKVEAGDKLALDKVLLVDKDGDTKVGAPYVDGAQVECEVLGHTRGKKVIVFHKLPKKDARKTQGHRHDYTQLKVKSIKA from the coding sequence ATGTTTGCAATCATCGAGACCGGCGGTAAGCAGTATCGCGTTGAAGAAGGTCTTGAATTTAATGTAGATCTTCTGAAGGTCGAAGCCGGCGACAAGCTGGCTCTGGACAAGGTCCTTCTGGTCGACAAGGACGGCGACACCAAGGTCGGCGCTCCCTATGTCGATGGCGCACAGGTCGAATGCGAAGTGCTGGGGCACACCCGTGGCAAGAAAGTCATCGTCTTCCACAAGCTGCCCAAGAAAGACGCCCGCAAGACCCAGGGTCATCGTCACGACTACACTCAACTGAAAGTCAAATCCATCAAGGCCTAG
- a CDS encoding ComF family protein, translating into MRPLIRRLTARLGLLQGRCPVCGVLRGTDHGPLCPACARDLRPRTGGYCPRCGLFFGAETDEAHLCSDCRLHPRPWDRLHFHGRHDGALRELILAYKFSGGLHLSRLLQDMALAAFERHNESRPDLIVPVPLHRRRLLWRGYNQSLELARRIATRHNIPLDARALVRTRNTVPQTRVEAGERRRNIRDAFRADAASVAGKSVLLVDDVLTTGATLEECAKTLHKAGSSAVDILILSVAQE; encoded by the coding sequence ATGCGGCCCCTGATCCGCAGGCTCACGGCCCGCCTGGGCCTTTTACAGGGGCGCTGCCCCGTCTGCGGCGTATTGCGGGGAACGGACCACGGGCCCCTCTGCCCGGCCTGCGCCCGGGATTTGCGCCCGCGCACGGGAGGCTACTGCCCGCGCTGCGGGCTGTTCTTCGGGGCCGAGACCGACGAGGCGCACCTGTGCTCGGACTGCCGCCTGCACCCGCGCCCCTGGGACCGGCTGCACTTCCACGGCCGCCACGACGGGGCGCTGCGCGAACTGATCCTGGCCTACAAGTTCAGTGGAGGCCTGCACCTTTCCCGGCTGCTCCAGGACATGGCCCTGGCCGCCTTCGAGCGACACAACGAATCCCGCCCAGACCTCATCGTCCCGGTGCCGCTGCACCGCAGGCGGCTGCTCTGGCGCGGCTACAACCAGAGCCTGGAGCTGGCCCGCCGCATTGCGACACGCCACAACATCCCGCTGGACGCCCGTGCCCTGGTGCGAACCCGCAACACCGTGCCCCAGACGCGGGTGGAGGCCGGAGAGCGACGCCGCAACATCCGGGACGCCTTCCGGGCGGACGCGGCAAGTGTGGCGGGCAAATCCGTCCTGCTGGTGGACGACGTGCTCACCACCGGCGCAACCCTCGAAGAATGCGCAAAGACCCTGCACAAGGCAGGGTCTTCGGCTGTGGACATCCTGATTCTGAGCGTGGCTCAGGAATAA
- a CDS encoding flavodoxin family protein: MKPKAVIYACSHRKGNTDHAAELLLKGIEEAGGAAEIIRLRKHEVLPCLACGHCDSNVDGRLEDRCVLAQKDEAARLYAPLFTAPVVFFTSPIYFYHLPSRFKTWIDRAQQFWKARMDKEPWVASLPRRKAYSVFVAGRPEGEKLFEGARLSLKFFLWNFNVRPEETLQYRGVDESRDLAAHETYGREIQRMGRDAWVDAMKDND; the protein is encoded by the coding sequence ATGAAACCAAAAGCCGTCATCTACGCATGCAGCCACCGCAAGGGCAACACCGACCATGCGGCCGAGCTGCTGCTCAAGGGAATCGAGGAGGCGGGCGGTGCGGCCGAGATCATCCGCCTGCGCAAGCACGAGGTCCTGCCCTGCCTGGCCTGCGGCCACTGTGACTCCAATGTGGACGGCAGGCTGGAGGACCGCTGCGTGCTGGCCCAAAAGGACGAGGCGGCCCGGCTCTATGCGCCGCTGTTCACGGCCCCTGTGGTCTTCTTCACTTCGCCCATCTATTTCTACCACCTGCCCTCGCGCTTCAAGACCTGGATAGACCGGGCCCAGCAGTTCTGGAAGGCGAGGATGGACAAGGAGCCCTGGGTGGCGAGCCTGCCCCGGCGCAAGGCGTATTCGGTCTTCGTGGCCGGGCGTCCCGAGGGGGAAAAGCTCTTCGAGGGCGCGCGCCTGAGCCTCAAGTTCTTTCTCTGGAACTTCAACGTACGTCCCGAGGAAACCCTGCAGTACCGGGGGGTTGACGAATCAAGGGACCTGGCCGCGCACGAAACCTACGGCAGGGAGATCCAACGCATGGGCCGCGACGCCTGGGTCGACGCCATGAAAGATAACGACTGA
- a CDS encoding MBL fold metallo-hydrolase: MQIKTFPLGPLETNCHVLSHDGKAVVVDPGGDPSEVLAHLEKEGLTLTHILNTHLHFDHTYGNRALSEATGVSILAGADDKPLLSTELGRGGMMGLPSVEMFEIEEIGEGEHEFAGLACKVFTTPGHSTGSLSFYFPEAGACFVGDLIFYRSIGRTDFPGGSLEVLKASVAEKIFTLPKETRLFSGHGPDTTVGDEMHHNPFFSEFRGDV, from the coding sequence ATGCAGATAAAGACCTTTCCCCTCGGCCCGCTGGAAACCAACTGTCACGTGCTCTCCCATGACGGCAAGGCCGTGGTGGTTGACCCGGGAGGCGACCCGTCCGAAGTGCTGGCCCACCTCGAAAAAGAGGGCCTGACCCTGACCCATATTCTGAACACCCACCTGCATTTCGACCACACCTACGGAAACAGGGCCCTGTCCGAGGCCACCGGCGTTTCCATCCTGGCCGGGGCCGACGACAAGCCCCTGCTCTCCACGGAGCTGGGCCGGGGCGGCATGATGGGCCTGCCCAGCGTGGAGATGTTCGAGATCGAGGAGATCGGCGAAGGCGAGCACGAATTCGCGGGTCTGGCCTGCAAGGTCTTCACCACGCCGGGCCATTCCACTGGCAGCCTGTCCTTCTATTTCCCGGAGGCCGGGGCCTGCTTCGTGGGCGACCTCATCTTCTACCGCTCCATAGGACGCACCGACTTCCCGGGCGGCAGCCTGGAAGTGCTCAAGGCATCGGTGGCGGAAAAGATATTCACCCTGCCCAAGGAGACCAGGCTCTTTTCCGGCCACGGCCCGGACACCACCGTGGGCGACGAAATGCACCACAACCCCTTCTTTTCCGAATTCAGGGGAGACGTATAA
- a CDS encoding nitroreductase family protein codes for MINDTNAVLRAIRERRSIRKYTEEPVSRDHLTAMLEAGQWAPSGLNNQPWRFLVILPGDERREELAQCTKYGHIVRNAGALVCVLLQREAMYSETKDHQGAGACIQNMLLAAHALGLGAVWLGQIINDQAASLGALGLSPDDYELQAVLAVGHPAQRGDSQRKPLTELLLEDF; via the coding sequence ATGATTAACGACACAAACGCCGTTCTGCGGGCCATCCGGGAACGGCGCAGCATCCGCAAATACACGGAAGAGCCCGTGTCCCGGGACCATCTCACGGCCATGCTCGAGGCCGGGCAATGGGCCCCCAGCGGCCTCAACAACCAGCCGTGGCGTTTCCTGGTGATCCTGCCCGGCGACGAACGCCGGGAAGAACTGGCCCAATGCACCAAGTACGGCCACATTGTGCGCAACGCCGGGGCCCTGGTCTGCGTGCTGCTGCAGCGCGAGGCCATGTACAGCGAGACCAAGGACCATCAGGGGGCCGGAGCCTGCATCCAGAACATGCTGCTGGCGGCCCACGCGCTGGGCCTGGGCGCGGTCTGGCTGGGCCAGATCATCAACGACCAGGCCGCCTCACTGGGTGCGCTCGGCCTTTCCCCCGACGACTACGAACTTCAGGCCGTCCTGGCCGTGGGCCACCCGGCCCAGCGGGGCGACTCCCAACGCAAACCACTGACCGAACTCCTGTTGGAGGACTTCTAG
- a CDS encoding RNA polymerase sigma factor translates to MTQAELPIDEEHEREIVHCVLQGDVQAFEALVLRYQKPLYNLALRATGNEDAAADLTQEAFTRAYAQLERFDRKKRFFPWLYTIAVNVVRDHLRKKGRERVMGVEDPEGMAARAWSGDRDAMQDHMELKRLVREMENLPLDYREALVLRFRQDFSMKEIAQALGIGLSGAKMRVSRGLQMLRKRLKEQ, encoded by the coding sequence GTGACGCAAGCGGAACTGCCCATTGATGAGGAGCACGAACGGGAAATCGTGCACTGCGTGCTGCAAGGCGATGTCCAGGCCTTCGAGGCCTTGGTCCTGCGTTACCAGAAGCCGCTGTATAACCTCGCCCTTCGCGCCACCGGAAACGAGGACGCCGCCGCGGACCTGACCCAGGAGGCCTTTACGAGGGCCTATGCGCAGTTGGAGCGGTTTGACAGGAAAAAGCGTTTTTTCCCCTGGCTGTATACCATCGCCGTCAATGTGGTACGCGACCATCTGCGTAAAAAGGGACGGGAGAGGGTCATGGGCGTTGAGGATCCGGAGGGCATGGCGGCCCGCGCCTGGAGCGGCGATCGGGATGCCATGCAGGACCACATGGAGCTGAAGCGCCTTGTCAGGGAGATGGAAAACCTGCCCCTTGATTACAGGGAGGCCCTGGTGCTTCGCTTCAGGCAGGATTTTTCCATGAAGGAGATCGCCCAGGCGCTGGGGATCGGACTCAGCGGGGCCAAGATGCGCGTCAGCAGGGGGCTGCAGATGCTGCGCAAGCGCCTCAAGGAGCAATGA
- a CDS encoding glycogen-binding domain-containing protein, which translates to MSKERDQYSDECIGRLIQEMPESTPPPWLASRVMANLEAKRPGVWERFRAWMTTPVSLMVSPARVAFASLLLVAALGVAGLMGTGMPGAGPGNADGLMPVSFVLKDPSMGFRSVSVIGSFNGWDARNNQMEYVPETGMWVFRTRLPAGDHEYVFLVDGEKVLQDPQSVLSRDDGFGNRNSVLLIKHESEQSL; encoded by the coding sequence ATGAGCAAGGAAAGAGATCAATACAGCGATGAATGCATCGGAAGGCTGATCCAGGAAATGCCGGAATCCACGCCTCCGCCCTGGCTTGCCTCGCGGGTCATGGCCAATCTCGAGGCCAAACGGCCCGGGGTGTGGGAGCGGTTCCGGGCCTGGATGACCACGCCCGTGTCCCTGATGGTTTCCCCGGCGCGGGTGGCTTTCGCCTCCCTGTTGCTGGTCGCGGCGCTCGGCGTGGCCGGGCTCATGGGGACCGGGATGCCGGGGGCCGGGCCGGGCAATGCCGACGGCCTCATGCCCGTGAGCTTCGTGCTCAAGGATCCGTCCATGGGCTTTCGGTCCGTGTCGGTCATAGGCTCCTTCAACGGCTGGGACGCCCGGAACAACCAGATGGAATATGTCCCCGAGACCGGCATGTGGGTCTTTCGAACCCGCCTGCCCGCCGGGGACCATGAATACGTGTTTCTCGTGGATGGCGAAAAGGTGCTCCAGGACCCCCAGTCGGTCCTGTCCAGGGATGACGGTTTCGGAAACAGGAACTCGGTACTGCTGATCAAACATGAAAGTGAACAGTCGCTTTAG
- a CDS encoding tetratricopeptide repeat protein — MTRFSGIVVLLLLMVAGGCAEVMGPYYLQQREYGRGIETYSQTVKENPGDSSAWYYLGRLYLGDDKPKEAQVALVRAVELKPDDADYLFWLGVSKWAQQDFDGEREAYKRALSYDDDHVQAMLYLGHNHLDRGEWAEAKALYDRVLKWDRYNPEALYNRAVALGRLGDREGEVSQLKQFLEYYPDGSLALYATVRLNQHGDFTYRNFIIGSRNLTLMPSAFREGTAEQVFETKPSLAVLGAMMEENDKLSIHIVSYCKGDKELARKRAQAVRGYILSGHPHFDPARLPLSWFDVSETVEVRGKKYFLDESVQFITAVPEK; from the coding sequence ATGACAAGGTTTTCGGGGATTGTTGTTCTGCTTTTGCTGATGGTTGCGGGCGGGTGCGCCGAGGTCATGGGACCCTATTACCTGCAGCAGCGTGAATATGGGCGCGGGATTGAAACCTACAGCCAGACCGTGAAGGAGAACCCGGGGGATTCGTCCGCGTGGTATTATCTCGGCAGGCTGTATCTTGGCGACGACAAGCCCAAGGAGGCGCAGGTCGCTCTGGTCCGCGCGGTGGAACTGAAGCCGGATGACGCGGACTACCTCTTCTGGCTCGGGGTGTCCAAGTGGGCGCAGCAGGATTTCGACGGCGAGCGGGAAGCCTACAAGCGGGCTCTTTCCTATGACGATGACCACGTGCAGGCCATGCTCTACCTGGGGCACAACCACCTGGACCGGGGAGAATGGGCGGAGGCCAAGGCGCTCTATGACCGGGTCCTCAAGTGGGACCGGTACAACCCCGAGGCCCTGTATAACCGCGCCGTGGCCCTGGGCCGCCTGGGCGACAGGGAAGGCGAGGTCAGCCAGCTGAAGCAGTTCCTTGAATACTATCCGGACGGCAGTCTGGCCCTGTACGCCACGGTCCGGCTGAACCAGCACGGCGATTTCACCTACAGGAATTTCATCATCGGCAGCCGCAACCTGACCCTCATGCCCTCGGCCTTCCGGGAGGGGACTGCGGAACAGGTCTTCGAGACCAAACCATCCCTGGCCGTTCTCGGGGCCATGATGGAAGAGAACGACAAGCTTTCGATACACATCGTTTCCTATTGCAAGGGGGACAAGGAACTGGCGCGCAAGCGGGCGCAGGCCGTGAGGGGGTACATCCTGTCCGGACATCCTCATTTTGATCCGGCCCGGCTTCCCCTGAGCTGGTTCGATGTGTCCGAAACTGTCGAGGTCCGGGGCAAGAAGTACTTTCTCGATGAATCGGTCCAGTTCATCACGGCCGTTCCCGAAAAATAG
- a CDS encoding HD-GYP domain-containing protein, producing the protein MAEPDDIQLAEDYLQISPNILETFPRDRAPVDLYILDEGIGNVRPLYHKGDPLGGQRYARILDHCRDEQLFLYRKDYREYAQHLSKRLGLVLVESDLNDREVAEIFFLALHYRLVDFFDQPMQGRLRDLKRDLSILSEFLWIDPVRTDFLCHNLDKHNDLATHAVNCTFIGLGLYAMHYRKKVGRLNLTHMALGLALHDLGMTMVPESVKEKEGVLLHRDKEALQKHPDLAMGMLKRLKVDDQIVEKCVMEHHERLDGSGYPARLSGERISVPGRVCALADSFCAGVEERSFRSGKNALEVAASLVKQDSKYDVVLARKLYELVECGFEGCRTR; encoded by the coding sequence ATGGCTGAACCCGACGATATTCAACTGGCCGAGGACTATCTGCAGATCAGTCCCAACATCCTGGAGACCTTCCCCCGGGACAGGGCCCCCGTGGACCTGTATATCCTGGATGAGGGCATCGGCAACGTGCGCCCGCTGTACCACAAGGGCGATCCCCTCGGCGGGCAGCGCTATGCCAGGATACTTGACCATTGCCGCGACGAGCAGCTGTTTCTCTATCGCAAGGACTACCGCGAATACGCCCAGCACCTGAGCAAGCGCCTGGGGCTGGTGCTGGTGGAAAGCGATCTCAACGACCGCGAGGTTGCGGAGATATTCTTCCTGGCCCTGCATTACCGGCTGGTGGATTTCTTTGACCAGCCCATGCAGGGCCGTCTGCGGGACCTGAAGCGGGACCTGAGCATCCTGTCGGAATTCCTCTGGATAGACCCGGTCCGCACCGACTTCCTGTGCCACAACCTGGACAAGCACAACGATCTGGCCACCCATGCGGTGAACTGCACCTTCATCGGCCTGGGGCTGTACGCCATGCACTACAGGAAAAAGGTGGGCCGACTGAACCTGACCCACATGGCCCTGGGCCTGGCCCTGCACGACCTGGGCATGACCATGGTGCCCGAGTCGGTCAAGGAGAAGGAGGGGGTGCTGCTGCACCGGGACAAGGAGGCCCTGCAAAAGCATCCGGACCTGGCCATGGGCATGCTCAAGAGGCTCAAGGTGGACGATCAGATCGTGGAGAAGTGCGTCATGGAACACCACGAGCGCCTGGACGGTTCCGGGTATCCGGCCCGCCTGAGCGGGGAGCGCATCAGCGTGCCGGGCCGTGTCTGCGCCCTGGCCGATTCCTTTTGCGCCGGGGTGGAGGAGCGCTCGTTCCGGTCGGGCAAGAACGCCCTGGAGGTGGCCGCCTCCCTGGTCAAGCAGGACAGCAAGTATGACGTGGTTCTGGCCCGCAAGCTTTATGAACTGGTCGAGTGCGGCTTCGAAGGCTGCCGCACTAGATGA
- a CDS encoding GNAT family N-acetyltransferase, whose product MPNIELTFDIENIDWEHACTIFERAPLGTRKPDRLQKIFENSQLVCFAWDNGTLVGLARALSDQVAWSVIYDLCMFPEYQGQGLGKRMMRAMIERLDTPNVQLHSVPAMMGFYEKLGFRKMTTAMVLTADPERLERGGYII is encoded by the coding sequence ATGCCAAACATAGAACTTACCTTTGATATCGAAAACATCGATTGGGAACACGCCTGTACCATTTTCGAGCGCGCGCCACTGGGCACGCGCAAGCCGGACAGGCTGCAAAAAATCTTCGAAAACAGCCAGCTGGTCTGCTTCGCCTGGGACAACGGCACCCTGGTGGGGCTGGCCCGGGCCCTGTCCGACCAGGTGGCCTGGTCCGTCATCTACGACCTGTGCATGTTCCCGGAATACCAGGGACAGGGGCTTGGGAAACGGATGATGCGGGCCATGATCGAACGGCTGGACACGCCCAACGTGCAGCTCCACTCGGTGCCCGCCATGATGGGATTCTACGAAAAGCTGGGGTTCCGGAAGATGACCACGGCCATGGTGCTTACCGCCGACCCGGAACGGCTGGAAAGGGGCGGCTACATCATCTAG